The Persicobacter psychrovividus genome window below encodes:
- a CDS encoding cadherin-like beta sandwich domain-containing protein, whose product MRFFDKIMSLLLLLTFIFTCTFSYGQEDPTKVRLIPTVEGDADTEFLFSTHLIDKKNADSGQELRIADDRIDTSKRGAYVEYQIKSGTSGNFIVHLLAGTQSSTANLNVGVYKVGEQWPEEGTGETVLLTRGEWTDQKSYYFPITVEANQAYVMRIRFLDETADNWVANIHNIAVEEEKGSIDATLKSLTIDGKEVEGFNSGTYTYNIALPLGTQKVNIAAEANDDKAQGVAGTGEHQLMEGKNEVVVTVTAESGLDQEYTLNLFLPLSVQDGSIIRSASDAFKNNGIAGSDTKLNQIATGDYIEYYVYSETDQSLLFHVNCTNGYDTPNSYLNINDYGLDEEWVLDENKSINIPFTNWNSSEEKFVEMTIDFKANEARIVRIYGITDQNNAADIFGIKWHSPRTGSDDADLKDLTIDGQTIEGFDPSVINYTFTYNADVSSINIGGLANDDAAQAVEGIGDKTLEQGKNQFDIKVTSESGVVKVYTISIFSPIEVVDGNTFKMATDAYDQWGLFTLDHRINETKNNAYVEYLVYSKTDLNASVIIKCANGYDVDNSYLNVSAYKLGEDWVSNPDNSHNIPFTGTEGDWDDADDRFIEAPIQLVANELMVLRIHCIDLSGKNNVANIYNMTFAVDDLSDNANLSALTVDGNSVIDFDPAITNYTIDMPSNITEIEIGATAENQAASISGLGTVSISADESTHEVVVTAPAGNTKTYTINIAFTTPNLATLSDLKINDQTIDGFESGQLAYHVSLEANTIAVEVSATATDPTATIEGVGTVDLSQGNLVHEVSVRLNESEIQVYTINFTVSASEEATLSALSVDDISVPSFDPETDGYNVVLAAGTTQVNVAAIATDDKAQIEGTGTIAILGTEMEHQIRVVAEAGNEKIYLINFSVEVVNASDLSKIPYHILTKEGRILISGLEGREAIAVYELNGRLVHRSNTFNTEVNVLVNSGVYIVNIDNYVIKIFVP is encoded by the coding sequence ATGAGATTTTTTGACAAAATTATGTCATTGCTCTTGCTTTTGACATTCATCTTTACTTGCACTTTTAGTTATGGACAAGAAGACCCAACAAAAGTCAGACTCATCCCTACGGTTGAGGGGGATGCAGATACCGAGTTTTTATTTTCAACTCATTTAATTGATAAAAAAAATGCTGACAGTGGACAGGAACTAAGAATTGCAGATGATCGGATTGATACATCCAAGCGTGGGGCCTATGTGGAGTACCAAATTAAATCTGGTACAAGTGGCAATTTTATCGTTCATTTGTTGGCAGGTACTCAGAGCAGTACAGCAAATTTGAACGTTGGAGTTTATAAGGTTGGAGAGCAATGGCCAGAGGAGGGTACAGGTGAAACCGTTTTATTAACTCGTGGGGAATGGACTGATCAGAAGTCTTATTATTTTCCTATCACCGTAGAGGCTAATCAGGCTTATGTGATGCGTATCCGGTTTTTGGATGAAACGGCAGATAACTGGGTCGCAAATATTCATAATATAGCCGTTGAAGAGGAGAAGGGATCTATCGATGCCACTTTAAAGTCTTTAACCATCGACGGTAAGGAAGTGGAAGGCTTTAACTCAGGAACATATACTTATAATATTGCTTTACCATTGGGTACGCAAAAGGTAAATATTGCGGCTGAAGCAAATGACGATAAGGCTCAAGGAGTTGCAGGAACGGGTGAGCATCAGTTGATGGAAGGAAAAAATGAAGTGGTGGTTACCGTAACGGCTGAATCAGGTTTGGATCAAGAATATACCTTGAATCTTTTTCTTCCTTTAAGTGTTCAGGATGGCTCAATTATTAGAAGCGCATCCGATGCGTTCAAAAACAATGGGATTGCTGGAAGCGATACTAAATTAAATCAGATTGCTACTGGGGATTATATTGAATATTATGTCTATTCGGAAACAGACCAATCGTTGTTGTTTCATGTTAACTGTACGAATGGTTATGATACACCAAATAGTTATTTGAATATTAATGATTATGGACTTGATGAGGAGTGGGTACTTGATGAAAATAAATCAATCAATATTCCTTTTACCAACTGGAATTCTTCTGAGGAAAAATTCGTTGAAATGACCATTGATTTTAAAGCAAATGAGGCAAGGATCGTACGAATCTATGGTATAACTGATCAAAATAATGCAGCAGATATTTTTGGCATTAAATGGCATAGTCCACGAACAGGTTCTGATGATGCTGATTTAAAAGATTTGACTATTGATGGTCAAACGATTGAAGGTTTCGACCCATCGGTAATCAACTATACGTTCACCTATAATGCTGATGTTAGCAGTATTAATATTGGTGGCCTTGCTAACGATGACGCAGCGCAGGCTGTCGAGGGGATTGGTGATAAAACTTTAGAGCAGGGCAAAAACCAATTTGACATCAAAGTAACCTCCGAGTCTGGGGTTGTAAAAGTATATACCATATCCATTTTCTCACCAATCGAAGTTGTTGATGGAAACACTTTTAAAATGGCCACAGATGCTTATGACCAGTGGGGCCTTTTTACTTTAGATCATAGAATTAATGAGACCAAAAATAATGCTTATGTGGAATATTTGGTGTATTCAAAAACGGATCTTAACGCTTCAGTTATTATCAAGTGTGCAAATGGATATGACGTTGATAACAGTTATTTGAATGTTTCAGCCTATAAGTTGGGTGAAGATTGGGTATCTAATCCAGATAATTCTCATAACATTCCATTTACGGGTACCGAAGGTGACTGGGATGATGCCGACGATCGTTTTATTGAAGCTCCTATACAGTTAGTTGCCAATGAATTGATGGTATTACGAATCCATTGTATTGATTTATCTGGTAAAAATAATGTTGCCAATATTTACAATATGACTTTTGCGGTGGATGATCTTTCTGATAATGCAAACCTTTCAGCCTTGACCGTTGATGGTAACTCTGTTATTGATTTTGATCCTGCAATCACTAACTATACAATAGATATGCCTTCCAATATTACTGAAATTGAAATAGGAGCGACAGCAGAAAATCAAGCGGCATCCATTAGTGGTCTTGGCACGGTTTCAATTTCTGCTGACGAATCAACTCATGAGGTTGTGGTAACTGCACCAGCAGGCAATACAAAAACCTACACAATCAATATAGCCTTCACAACACCAAATCTTGCGACCTTATCTGACTTGAAAATCAACGATCAAACCATTGATGGTTTTGAAAGTGGTCAGTTGGCTTATCATGTATCGCTGGAAGCCAATACTATTGCTGTCGAGGTATCGGCTACGGCGACGGATCCAACGGCCACTATTGAAGGTGTTGGTACTGTTGATTTAAGTCAGGGTAATTTAGTGCACGAAGTAAGCGTGAGGCTGAATGAATCAGAAATTCAGGTTTATACCATCAATTTCACAGTATCAGCATCGGAGGAGGCAACTTTATCGGCCCTTTCAGTGGATGATATTTCAGTACCAAGCTTTGATCCGGAAACAGATGGCTATAATGTGGTATTGGCCGCAGGCACGACCCAAGTGAACGTTGCTGCAATTGCTACAGATGACAAAGCTCAGATTGAGGGGACAGGAACAATTGCAATTTTAGGTACTGAGATGGAGCATCAAATTCGTGTAGTGGCTGAGGCAGGCAATGAAAAAATATACCTCATTAATTTCAGTGTTGAAGTGGTCAATGCCTCAGATTTATCAAAAATACCTTATCATATTCTGACGAAAGAAGGAAGAATATTGATTTCGGGCTTAGAGGGTAGAGAGGCCATTGCTGTTTATGAATTAAATGGGCGATTGGTACACCGTTCAAACACATTCAACACAGAGGTGAATGTATTGGTGAATTCAGGTGTTTATATAGTCAATATTGATAATTATGTGATTAAGATTTTTGTCCCTTAG
- a CDS encoding glycoside hydrolase family 97 protein, translated as MRTFHLINRYYFLTLIFIGVAFGACSKRTNIELKSPDSRKVLTVSPETEQGIVFSVNYDGQEVILPSVINLQSLDIDFSNPFSVVKTEKKSINDQWSTSIGERSSIPNHYNEVKIFLKSKTAQLNIIGRAYNEGVAFAYEIPEQEGLGEIKLDEELITYRFAQDHRVWSTPKREVGKLTAQGEYRPIPLSQLEEGCERPLLIEIADNKKIALAEARLVDYARLSYNSGKEGAMEIVSSLDGKIDDLNQDVVSGAVSGQRSKDAKVKAKLPIQSPWRVVMMAESHGKLLENNFLLENLNDPCALEDASWITPGKVLREGTLTTEGAYSAIDFVASHNMQYVHFDAGWYGNEMDDESDATTITLDPKRSKGPFDLENICQYAKSKGVKVMLYVNRRALEKQLDDLLPLFKKWGVAGIKYGFVRVGDYEATKWMHEAVKKTADHQMIVNVHDEYRPTGFSRTYPNLLTQEGIRGDEETVPNSHTLITMFTRSLAGASDNTVCYYNKRVKTMGSNASQLAKTVCIYSPLQFLYWYDSAPAAPMKDDALWGNTKHIGNEPELEFFDNVPTVWDETKVLVGKIGEIGVIARRKGRDWFIGCINGMDANKVDIDFGFLGEDVPYVCKIYSDDEQQPTRTKVRIDRKEVNKNSKITMQVKPNNGFVMHIQALEQPM; from the coding sequence ATGAGAACATTTCACCTAATCAACCGATACTATTTCCTTACACTGATATTTATTGGTGTTGCTTTTGGGGCTTGCTCAAAAAGGACAAATATTGAACTAAAATCACCTGACAGCCGAAAGGTATTGACGGTGTCCCCTGAAACTGAGCAAGGGATCGTTTTTAGTGTAAATTACGACGGGCAAGAAGTTATATTACCTTCAGTTATTAATCTCCAATCATTGGATATTGATTTTAGTAATCCTTTTTCTGTTGTAAAAACAGAGAAGAAATCTATTAATGATCAGTGGTCTACATCAATTGGAGAGCGAAGCTCAATACCGAATCATTATAATGAGGTCAAGATTTTCCTTAAAAGTAAAACGGCACAATTGAATATTATAGGCCGTGCATATAATGAAGGGGTGGCTTTTGCTTATGAGATCCCAGAACAGGAAGGCTTGGGAGAAATCAAACTTGATGAGGAGTTGATCACCTACCGATTTGCCCAGGATCATCGTGTTTGGTCCACTCCAAAACGGGAAGTGGGAAAGCTAACCGCGCAAGGTGAGTATCGGCCAATTCCTTTAAGTCAGTTAGAAGAAGGTTGTGAACGCCCCCTGTTAATAGAAATAGCAGACAATAAGAAAATTGCCTTGGCAGAAGCACGATTGGTTGATTATGCGCGGCTGAGTTATAATTCAGGTAAAGAGGGCGCAATGGAGATTGTTTCTTCTCTTGATGGCAAGATCGACGACCTCAATCAAGATGTTGTATCAGGAGCGGTGAGTGGCCAGCGATCTAAGGATGCAAAAGTTAAAGCTAAATTGCCTATTCAATCGCCATGGCGGGTGGTGATGATGGCTGAAAGTCATGGCAAGTTATTGGAAAACAACTTTTTATTGGAGAATCTAAATGATCCTTGTGCATTGGAGGATGCCTCTTGGATTACGCCAGGAAAAGTCTTGCGGGAAGGAACCCTAACGACTGAAGGTGCTTATTCAGCGATTGATTTTGTCGCAAGTCACAATATGCAATATGTTCATTTTGATGCCGGATGGTATGGTAATGAAATGGATGATGAATCTGATGCAACCACCATTACACTTGACCCCAAACGCTCTAAAGGGCCTTTTGATTTGGAAAATATATGCCAATATGCCAAAAGCAAAGGAGTCAAAGTGATGCTTTATGTTAATCGCAGGGCGTTGGAAAAGCAACTTGATGATTTGCTCCCGCTATTCAAAAAATGGGGAGTAGCAGGGATAAAATATGGATTTGTACGCGTAGGAGATTATGAGGCTACAAAGTGGATGCACGAGGCGGTGAAGAAAACCGCAGACCATCAGATGATTGTTAATGTGCATGATGAATATCGCCCAACGGGTTTTTCAAGAACTTATCCCAATTTGTTAACTCAAGAAGGAATTCGTGGGGATGAGGAAACGGTACCGAATAGCCATACGCTCATCACGATGTTTACACGTAGTTTGGCTGGAGCATCAGACAATACGGTCTGTTATTATAATAAGCGGGTAAAAACCATGGGCTCAAATGCCTCCCAGCTCGCAAAAACGGTATGTATCTACAGCCCTCTTCAATTTTTGTATTGGTATGATAGCGCACCTGCGGCTCCAATGAAGGATGATGCCCTTTGGGGCAATACCAAGCATATAGGTAATGAACCTGAACTCGAATTTTTTGATAATGTACCCACGGTTTGGGATGAGACAAAAGTACTTGTGGGTAAAATTGGCGAAATCGGAGTTATTGCAAGACGGAAGGGAAGGGATTGGTTTATTGGTTGTATCAATGGAATGGATGCTAATAAGGTAGATATTGATTTTGGCTTTTTGGGTGAAGATGTACCCTACGTCTGTAAAATATATTCAGACGATGAACAACAGCCGACTCGTACAAAGGTTCGAATTGATAGAAAGGAAGTAAATAAAAATAGTAAAATAACAATGCAGGTTAAGCCAAATAATGGTTTTGTCATGCATATACAAGCCTTAGAACAACCTATGTGA
- a CDS encoding PDZ domain-containing protein: MNIYVGANLNKEIDAMYSYQYSSVNEAVEKAYSLRKQDPELDLKIFVGQGQYNLDRPILLNSQLNGLSIQAVKGEQVSISGAKPLPLKWKKEKQGRYVASVKGLPKFDQLIINGKLQTLARYPNYSEDAKYWNGTAEDAISPERIATWKHPEGAIFHAMHGGKWGGFHYRITGVDDNGEAILEGGKQNNRPSRPHKEIRFVENVFEELDAAGEWFVDQQKEKIYYMPAADLDLKNAACEGVVLKNLISIRGTEAKKAKDITVKGIKFQFTKRTIFEPYEQLLRSDWSIYRGGALFLSQAENCQISDCEFTDLGGNVIFISGYNRNHKITGNHIHDCGASAVSFVGESKAVRSPSFTYREFETLDEMDHTWGPKSEDYPSDCVVDDNLIYRIGRLEKQTAGVQIAMAMNITVRHNSIYQVPRAGINVGDGTWGGHVLEYNDVFDTVLETGDHGSFNSWGRDRFWHPNRGKMNELVKAQPLMPYWDAVNTTVIRNNRFRCDHGWDIDLDDGSSNYHIYNNLCLNGGLKLREGFRRVVENNVIINNSLHPHVWFEHSRDIFRRNIVQDSYKDVGMAGWGDEMDYNFFPFEESLMKSQVYGIDAHSAYGNPDFIDPSKMDYNVRQGSKALSIGFVNFDMDAFGVQKPSLKAIAKTPEVPQPKKLAGKANDSRAVEWLRATIKSVDSPEEQSAYGLNSDEGVIVLKIGAHSPLTKSGIKNRDVILEAEDTKVADLKNFFSLLKEHQGQQQIKVKIMRNQQVENHTISLR, encoded by the coding sequence GTGAATATATATGTTGGCGCTAACCTAAATAAGGAAATAGATGCCATGTATTCGTATCAATATTCTTCTGTTAACGAGGCAGTTGAAAAAGCCTATTCGTTGCGAAAACAAGATCCTGAACTTGACTTGAAGATTTTTGTCGGTCAAGGGCAATATAATTTAGATCGTCCCATTTTGTTGAATAGTCAGCTTAACGGCCTATCAATTCAAGCGGTCAAAGGAGAGCAGGTGAGTATCTCTGGGGCGAAGCCTTTGCCTTTAAAATGGAAAAAAGAAAAGCAGGGACGCTATGTCGCATCGGTAAAAGGTTTGCCGAAATTTGACCAGCTGATTATCAATGGCAAGCTGCAAACTTTGGCAAGGTATCCCAATTATTCCGAGGATGCTAAATATTGGAATGGGACTGCCGAGGATGCTATTTCACCTGAGCGAATCGCTACCTGGAAACATCCGGAAGGTGCGATTTTTCATGCAATGCATGGTGGGAAATGGGGTGGATTTCATTACCGTATCACTGGAGTAGATGACAATGGAGAGGCTATTCTTGAAGGAGGGAAACAAAATAACCGACCTTCACGACCCCATAAAGAGATCCGATTTGTTGAAAATGTGTTTGAAGAACTCGATGCGGCTGGAGAATGGTTTGTTGATCAGCAAAAAGAAAAGATCTACTATATGCCTGCTGCTGACCTGGATTTGAAGAATGCAGCATGTGAAGGTGTTGTGTTAAAAAACCTGATCAGTATTCGCGGGACTGAAGCCAAAAAAGCAAAAGACATAACGGTTAAGGGCATTAAATTTCAGTTTACAAAACGCACTATTTTTGAGCCTTACGAGCAACTCCTGAGAAGTGACTGGTCTATTTATCGGGGAGGAGCATTGTTCTTGAGTCAGGCGGAAAATTGTCAGATTAGTGATTGTGAATTTACGGATTTAGGTGGTAATGTAATTTTCATTAGTGGCTATAACAGAAACCATAAAATCACCGGAAACCATATCCATGATTGTGGGGCGAGTGCGGTTTCTTTTGTTGGGGAATCTAAAGCCGTGCGCTCACCATCATTTACTTACAGAGAGTTTGAAACACTTGATGAAATGGATCATACATGGGGTCCAAAATCGGAAGATTACCCTTCTGATTGCGTGGTGGACGATAATTTGATCTATCGAATTGGTCGCCTTGAAAAACAAACCGCAGGAGTTCAAATTGCCATGGCAATGAACATCACTGTTCGCCACAATAGTATTTATCAGGTGCCGCGAGCGGGGATTAACGTTGGTGATGGTACCTGGGGAGGCCATGTTCTTGAATACAATGATGTTTTTGATACGGTACTTGAAACAGGCGATCATGGATCATTTAACTCTTGGGGGCGTGATCGTTTTTGGCATCCAAATCGGGGAAAAATGAATGAACTGGTTAAAGCACAGCCATTAATGCCCTATTGGGATGCGGTCAATACGACAGTTATTCGAAATAACCGTTTCCGTTGCGATCATGGTTGGGATATTGATCTGGATGACGGGTCGAGCAACTACCATATTTACAATAATTTATGTTTGAATGGTGGCTTGAAGCTCAGAGAAGGTTTTCGTCGGGTAGTTGAAAATAATGTGATCATTAATAACTCTTTGCATCCTCATGTTTGGTTTGAGCATAGCCGCGACATTTTCAGAAGAAATATAGTACAGGACAGTTACAAAGATGTCGGCATGGCCGGCTGGGGGGATGAAATGGATTACAATTTTTTCCCTTTTGAAGAGTCCTTAATGAAATCGCAAGTCTATGGAATAGATGCACATAGCGCCTATGGTAACCCAGATTTTATTGATCCCTCAAAGATGGATTATAATGTCAGACAAGGCTCGAAGGCACTATCAATCGGTTTTGTGAATTTTGATATGGATGCTTTTGGTGTGCAGAAGCCCAGCCTAAAAGCGATCGCAAAAACCCCTGAGGTTCCTCAGCCGAAAAAGCTTGCCGGAAAGGCAAATGACAGTCGTGCGGTAGAATGGCTGAGAGCAACGATCAAAAGTGTTGATTCTCCAGAAGAACAATCGGCTTATGGGTTGAATTCCGACGAGGGAGTCATTGTGTTGAAAATTGGTGCGCACAGTCCATTAACGAAGTCGGGAATCAAAAATCGAGATGTTATCCTTGAAGCCGAAGATACCAAGGTGGCTGACCTCAAGAACTTCTTCTCCCTATTGAAAGAACACCAAGGACAACAGCAAATTAAGGTTAAAATCATGCGTAATCAACAGGTTGAAAATCATACGATTAGCCTGAGGTAG
- a CDS encoding GH39 family glycosyl hydrolase, with protein MKKFIIVLTLLCCSLLDAQAQKVKVNTQAEGEMFDHFWSRVVGAGRANEALRAGWLEQMDKVHQECGFEYVRFHGLFHEDMFPVLEENGKLVYNWQYIDDVFDRLLDLNVRPFVELAFFPKQFAAEDSKTVFWWKANVTPGPEYAQQWHDLIQAFTQHVVDRYGIDEVLSWYFEVWNEPNLYPHFWHGTKSQFFELYKQSAIAVKSVDKRLKVGGPSTSNFVPDTRFDGEIIDNEVSMEVFKVKDINTLKWHGVWIEDFLKYCEEEKLPVDFVTTHPYPTDYAFNPETGKGRGLTRFAASTKMDIEWLNKVIKKSAYPDAEIHLTEWNTSPSSRDRMHDWLPPAAYIVKTNLDCIGLTNSLAFWTFTDIFEEKGGASSIFHGGFGMINYQGLVKPSYHAYRMLHRLGDEKLFANDRLFVSKKSGNGKVVALAYNYPDGNLNAVPSSINTYKRIAEGDSKQLNFSLTDLKPGTMFRVEVLDKDHGNIYDYWEKIGKPEPPTREQIKTMKQFAESLDTTLITVEDDGVLKIDQELSPWSLVMIEQIN; from the coding sequence ATGAAGAAGTTTATTATAGTTTTAACGCTTTTGTGTTGTTCGTTATTAGACGCACAAGCCCAAAAGGTAAAAGTCAATACACAGGCCGAAGGTGAGATGTTTGATCACTTTTGGAGCCGTGTTGTTGGTGCTGGTCGAGCAAATGAAGCCCTGCGAGCGGGGTGGCTGGAACAGATGGACAAAGTGCATCAGGAATGTGGCTTTGAATATGTTCGATTCCACGGCCTCTTCCACGAGGATATGTTTCCGGTGCTTGAAGAGAACGGAAAGCTGGTTTACAACTGGCAATATATTGACGATGTTTTTGATCGGCTATTGGACTTGAATGTACGCCCTTTTGTAGAGCTGGCATTTTTTCCAAAGCAGTTCGCCGCCGAAGATTCCAAAACAGTGTTTTGGTGGAAAGCCAACGTTACCCCTGGCCCTGAATATGCCCAACAATGGCATGACCTGATTCAGGCGTTCACGCAGCATGTCGTGGATCGTTATGGGATTGATGAAGTATTGAGCTGGTATTTTGAGGTTTGGAATGAGCCTAACCTGTATCCACATTTTTGGCATGGTACAAAATCTCAATTTTTCGAGCTTTATAAACAATCTGCTATTGCCGTAAAATCAGTGGATAAGCGTTTGAAAGTTGGAGGCCCTTCAACAAGTAATTTCGTTCCAGATACCCGTTTTGATGGGGAAATTATTGACAATGAAGTGTCCATGGAAGTGTTTAAAGTCAAAGACATCAATACGCTTAAATGGCATGGGGTATGGATTGAAGATTTTCTGAAATATTGCGAGGAGGAGAAGTTGCCTGTCGATTTTGTAACGACACATCCTTATCCGACGGATTATGCCTTTAACCCCGAAACAGGTAAAGGGCGTGGACTGACCCGATTTGCAGCCTCTACAAAAATGGATATTGAATGGTTGAATAAGGTGATCAAAAAAAGTGCATATCCAGATGCGGAGATTCATCTGACGGAGTGGAATACGAGCCCGAGTTCGAGAGACAGAATGCACGATTGGTTGCCACCGGCAGCTTATATTGTCAAAACAAACCTCGATTGTATCGGCCTGACCAATTCACTTGCATTTTGGACCTTTACCGATATTTTTGAAGAGAAGGGCGGTGCTTCAAGCATTTTCCATGGTGGCTTCGGAATGATTAACTATCAAGGTTTGGTTAAGCCAAGTTATCATGCCTACCGTATGCTTCATCGCCTTGGAGATGAGAAGTTATTTGCAAATGATCGCCTATTTGTCAGTAAAAAATCAGGTAATGGCAAAGTAGTCGCTCTTGCATACAATTATCCTGATGGTAATTTAAATGCGGTTCCATCAAGTATAAATACTTACAAAAGAATTGCTGAAGGAGATAGCAAGCAACTTAATTTTAGCCTGACAGACCTGAAGCCTGGAACAATGTTCCGAGTGGAAGTTTTGGACAAGGATCACGGTAATATCTATGATTACTGGGAGAAGATCGGTAAACCCGAACCACCAACCCGTGAACAAATAAAAACGATGAAGCAATTTGCTGAATCATTGGACACGACACTAATCACTGTTGAGGATGATGGTGTTTTGAAAATTGATCAAGAATTGAGTCCGTGGAGTTTGGTAATGATTGAGCAAATCAATTGA
- a CDS encoding AraC family transcriptional regulator, which yields MALEKVRPKKGDPAEIEQLFPNYDLQIHCCRYWWLQNWEFEELSFPYWRVYYNNHQGAVIIQNEKEYRLTPDKVIIIPPNTSYATRLHDHPIPRNGFSLTGGRFTEQGTGMNGAKESNILHLFIHFNIGMPYDNCAEGIFELEVTPQIKKNIEEVKRLLNYEHTKFSLHSSLTIQSLISHLLTKLPNKLWQLESRDHRVIDVLNFIDNNISEELTNPFLAEKAKMATNSFTRLFTEEIGMSPQKYVKKKRIDKACILLHHSSQTIDQIAFDLGFNDRYHFSKSFKQLTSKSPAKYRKEYGV from the coding sequence ATGGCATTAGAAAAAGTTAGGCCAAAGAAGGGAGATCCAGCAGAAATCGAGCAGTTGTTCCCTAATTATGATCTACAAATTCATTGTTGTAGATACTGGTGGCTGCAAAATTGGGAGTTTGAAGAGTTGTCTTTCCCATATTGGAGGGTATATTATAATAATCATCAAGGCGCTGTAATTATACAAAATGAAAAAGAATATCGCTTAACACCTGATAAAGTGATTATTATCCCCCCAAATACATCTTATGCAACACGATTACATGATCACCCTATTCCACGTAATGGATTTTCTTTGACAGGAGGAAGGTTTACAGAGCAAGGCACCGGCATGAATGGCGCCAAAGAATCAAATATATTGCATTTGTTTATTCATTTTAATATTGGAATGCCTTATGATAATTGTGCTGAAGGGATTTTTGAGTTAGAGGTCACTCCTCAAATCAAGAAAAATATTGAGGAAGTAAAGCGATTGCTAAATTACGAGCATACTAAATTTAGTTTGCACTCAAGCCTTACGATTCAGTCATTAATTAGCCATTTACTGACTAAATTGCCGAATAAATTATGGCAACTGGAGTCTCGGGATCATCGAGTGATTGATGTTTTGAATTTCATCGACAACAACATCAGTGAGGAGTTGACGAACCCCTTTTTAGCTGAAAAAGCAAAAATGGCGACCAATTCTTTTACGCGTTTATTTACGGAAGAAATAGGGATGTCCCCCCAGAAGTATGTCAAGAAAAAACGAATAGATAAAGCGTGTATATTATTACATCACAGTTCGCAAACGATCGATCAAATTGCTTTTGATTTAGGCTTTAACGATCGGTATCACTTTTCAAAGTCCTTCAAGCAATTGACAAGTAAATCGCCCGCCAAATACCGGAAAGAATACGGTGTTTAA